The genomic segment GCGTATCGCGGGTAGTATCATCCCGGACGATATACTTATCCTTGGGCGAACGACCGGTAAAAATACCGGTATCAACGGCGATAGCACCAAGGTTTGTCAGCACACCGCGCTCGTAACCTTCCAGTGCTGGATTTAGCTCTTCCTGATACAACGTATCGTAATCGGGGTTATAGATGACATCCTGGGCGTCTTGAATACCATAAGCCTTGAGATCTTGCGGGGTTAAACCAGTAACACGCATATCACTGCTCCTTAGCCAATATGTACTGCCTGAAATTGTAGGGTTTTTCTGTGGTTGTTAACCGCGACGGGGCTCATAGATTTACGTATCTGGTCAAAACCCTTACTAACGGAAAACGCTGCAACTCCAGTCGCAGGGCAGACGGATTATCGCAGGATTCGTATTTTGGTTGGGGAAAATGTTCCTAAAAGGTTAAGGGTTGGTGAATTTAACCGAAGGAATGTGAATGTAATCGCATACATGTAAGAAAATTACGTAAGAGTTACATCATGAAAACGATTCAGCATGAACACCCTCTCCCCAAACGGGAAAGAGGGCAGGGTGAAGAGCACTATTTTAGTGAACCAGCGGATCCGCCGGCGAAGCGTTGTTACGGATCTCGGCGATATCCATCGAATTAAACACGTAATGTGTGCCGCAGTAGTCACAATGCATATCGATTTCGCCGTCTTCCGCCATGATGCTATCGATCTCTTCATCCGGCAGGGTTTTCAGCGCGCCAGCGCAACGCTCGCGGGAGCAGGTACACTTAAATTCCACCGCCTGTGGATCGTAAACCGTCACCTCTTCTTCATGATACAGGCGCCACAGCACATCGGTCGCGGAGAGGGTGAACAACTCTTCCGCTTTGATGGTTTCTGTCAGGGTCGCCAGGTGCTCGAAGTCGTTGGTCTGTGCGTCCTGCGCAGGCAGAACCTGCAGCAGCATACCGCCTGCAGCAGGCTGACCATCCACTTCACCAGTACGGATGAACAGGCGGGTTGGCAACTGCTCCGAACGCATAAAGTAATCTTCCAGGCAGGCCGCGAGGGTATCACCTTCAAGTCCGACAACACCCTGATAACGCTCACCTTCTTCTGGCGCAATGGTAATGACCAGATAACCATTACCGACCAGCGTTTTCAGGTCTGCGTTTTCAGGAATATCCCCCTGAACGCGCGCCACACCGCGCATCTGCTGTTGGTTATTACCGTTAATCACCGCCAGCGTCATGGGGCCATCACCCTGTAGCTGCACGGTGATATCTCCGGCAAATTTTAGCGTGGCGGTCAGCAGGCTGGTGGCAACCAGCAGTTCGCCCAACAGGTTTTTTACCGGCAGCGGGTAGTTGTGGTTATCCAGAATCTGTTTCCAGGTTTCGGAGACGGTGACCAGCTCGCCGCGCACGGCGAATTGTTCAAACAGATAGCGGTGTAATTGGTCGTGTTGGGCCATTTTAGTCTCTCGTGCAGGTGAGGTTACTCGGTCTCACCGTGTTTAAATTTCATCAGATCGCGGCGCTCTTTTTTATCCGGTCGCCGGTCCGGGTGTGGCATCGTCAGCGCGTTCATTTTGCGCGCCAGCGCGGTTTTTTCGCGCTTCTCAATGCTTTCGGCCGTCTCTTCATAAAGCAAAACGGCTTCGGTTGCGGGCCGCCGCTGTTCCGTTATGGCTTTCACCACCACCGTTTTTTCATCGTTGCCCTGACGCAGCGTGAGCGTGGCATTCAGTTCAACCAGCTTGCTCGGCTTACTGCGCTGGCCGTTGTAATGCACTTTTCCGCCGTCAACCATTTCACGGGCAAGGGCGCGCGTTTTATAAAAACGGGCTGCCCATAGCCATTTATCCAGTCTTACCCCATCAGCGGGTTTTTCTTTCATGGCGTCTCCTTCACGGTGAGTGAGGGGATCATCCGGCGATAGTCATTCAGCCCCGGATGACGCAGATAGCTTTTTTCAGCCAGGCCAGAATCGGGGTTGGTTACGCCCAGACAATAGCGAATGCCGAATGTCGCGGCGGCATCCAGGATCGCCTCGCTGTCATCAACAAATAACGTGCGCTCAGGCTGCAAATCGGTCTCTTTTGCCACCGCATGCCATAACCGCTGATCCTCTTTCGGATAACCAAATGTGTGGGTGGAAAGTAATAAATCAAGGTGTGAAGCGAGACCCGTATGTTCAAGCTTCACGGCCAAATTATGCGGATGCGCGTTCGTCAGTAAAATACGGCGCTTACCGCTCGCTTTCAGCGCGTCAAGGAAGGGCACGGTGTCCTCACGCAAGGCTGCACGCGATCCCTGGGCTGTCGTCATTGCACAAATATCCAAACTGAGGCGCTCGCTCCAGTAGTCCAGACAGTACCAGTTTAGCGTAT from the unidentified bacterial endosymbiont genome contains:
- the hslO gene encoding Hsp33 family molecular chaperone HslO, producing MAQHDQLHRYLFEQFAVRGELVTVSETWKQILDNHNYPLPVKNLLGELLVATSLLTATLKFAGDITVQLQGDGPMTLAVINGNNQQQMRGVARVQGDIPENADLKTLVGNGYLVITIAPEEGERYQGVVGLEGDTLAACLEDYFMRSEQLPTRLFIRTGEVDGQPAAGGMLLQVLPAQDAQTNDFEHLATLTETIKAEELFTLSATDVLWRLYHEEEVTVYDPQAVEFKCTCSRERCAGALKTLPDEEIDSIMAEDGEIDMHCDYCGTHYVFNSMDIAEIRNNASPADPLVH
- the hslR gene encoding ribosome-associated heat shock protein Hsp15, which produces MKEKPADGVRLDKWLWAARFYKTRALAREMVDGGKVHYNGQRSKPSKLVELNATLTLRQGNDEKTVVVKAITEQRRPATEAVLLYEETAESIEKREKTALARKMNALTMPHPDRRPDKKERRDLMKFKHGETE
- the yrfG gene encoding GMP/IMP nucleotidase produces the protein MHLDIAWQEVDTVLLDMDGTLLDLAFDNYFWQKLVPETYGEQQGISPAEAQEFIRSQYSAVQHTLNWYCLDYWSERLSLDICAMTTAQGSRAALREDTVPFLDALKASGKRRILLTNAHPHNLAVKLEHTGLASHLDLLLSTHTFGYPKEDQRLWHAVAKETDLQPERTLFVDDSEAILDAAATFGIRYCLGVTNPDSGLAEKSYLRHPGLNDYRRMIPSLTVKETP